A portion of the Candidatus Zixiibacteriota bacterium genome contains these proteins:
- a CDS encoding TIGR00282 family metallophosphoesterase: MSLFTILYIADVCGKAGRQACAHMIKPLRAKYDVDYVVANVENAAGGFGITPEMSIKAFSYGIDMQVSGNHIWDRVAILEYFERSPKLLRPANYPLGAPGRGSYVDSVGDVKVGVINLQGRTYMKEIDCPFQVGRREVESVSKQTAVILVDFHAEATSEKQAMAYYLNGKVSAVIGSHTHVQTVDDHITLRGTAYLTDAGMTGPHDSIIGMEKGPALGRFLTGMPKRFTTATDDIKLSGAVVRVDPETGRAEHFERLRLDFDITKFKPEDIQQDV, encoded by the coding sequence ATGTCTCTCTTTACTATCCTGTACATCGCCGATGTCTGCGGCAAGGCGGGGCGCCAGGCTTGTGCGCACATGATCAAACCGCTTCGGGCCAAGTATGACGTTGACTATGTGGTAGCCAATGTCGAAAACGCCGCCGGCGGATTCGGCATAACTCCTGAAATGTCGATTAAGGCGTTCAGCTATGGCATCGACATGCAGGTTTCAGGCAACCATATCTGGGACCGCGTGGCCATTCTCGAATACTTCGAACGTTCGCCCAAGCTGCTCAGACCGGCCAACTATCCGTTGGGAGCGCCCGGTCGTGGGTCCTATGTCGACAGTGTCGGCGATGTGAAAGTAGGTGTCATCAACCTTCAGGGCCGGACTTACATGAAGGAGATCGACTGCCCGTTTCAGGTTGGTCGCCGTGAAGTTGAATCGGTCTCCAAGCAAACTGCCGTCATTCTGGTCGACTTCCATGCCGAGGCAACCTCAGAAAAGCAGGCCATGGCCTATTACCTAAACGGCAAGGTCTCGGCCGTTATCGGTTCGCACACGCATGTCCAAACGGTCGATGATCACATCACTTTGCGTGGTACCGCCTACCTTACCGATGCCGGCATGACCGGCCCACATGACTCTATCATTGGTATGGAAAAAGGACCGGCCCTCGGCCGCTTCCTCACCGGGATGCCCAAACGCTTCACGACCGCAACCGATGATATCAAACTGTCGGGCGCGGTGGTCCGAGTCGATCCGGAGACAGGGCGGGCTGAACATTTTGAGCGGCTTCGACTGGACTTCGATATTACGAAATTCAAACCGGAAGATATCCAGCAGGACGTATAA
- a CDS encoding bifunctional 5,10-methylene-tetrahydrofolate dehydrogenase/5,10-methylene-tetrahydrofolate cyclohydrolase, producing the protein MSSSTMAAQIIDGKEVAKSVRKALKGRIRVLAEQGVQPGLAAVLVGDDPASATYVHSKAKACEKLKLYSRVIVKAADTTQAELLQIVNDLNADAKIHGILVQSPLPSHIDELAITLAISPDKDVDGFHPHNVGLVLLGRPSLLPCTPFGIVKLLEHYQLDPAGKEVVIVGRSNIVGKPVAAMLLQKGPMANATVTVAHSRSVDLPSITRRADIVIAAVGRPDTITADMIKDQAVVIDVGVNRVDAPDTEKGYRLVGDVDFEGCAARASWITPVPGGVGRMTIAMLMVNTVTAAELLSL; encoded by the coding sequence ATGAGTAGTTCAACTATGGCAGCGCAAATCATTGATGGTAAGGAGGTTGCAAAATCCGTCCGTAAGGCTCTAAAAGGCCGAATCAGAGTCCTGGCCGAACAGGGAGTGCAGCCCGGTCTGGCCGCGGTACTGGTAGGTGACGATCCTGCGTCGGCCACTTATGTCCACAGCAAAGCTAAAGCCTGCGAAAAACTCAAACTGTATTCACGCGTCATTGTCAAAGCGGCCGATACGACGCAAGCGGAGTTGCTTCAGATTGTCAACGACCTGAATGCTGATGCAAAAATCCACGGCATACTGGTGCAGTCGCCGTTGCCGTCGCATATCGACGAACTGGCCATCACTTTGGCTATCAGTCCGGACAAGGATGTCGACGGTTTTCATCCGCACAATGTCGGTCTTGTGCTGTTGGGTCGTCCGAGTTTGCTGCCATGCACGCCGTTTGGGATTGTCAAGCTGCTGGAACATTACCAGCTCGATCCGGCCGGTAAGGAAGTGGTCATCGTGGGACGTTCGAACATAGTCGGCAAACCGGTGGCGGCGATGCTTCTGCAAAAGGGACCGATGGCCAACGCCACGGTAACGGTTGCCCATTCGCGCTCGGTCGATCTGCCTTCGATTACACGTCGTGCCGACATCGTAATCGCTGCCGTTGGACGCCCGGACACTATCACCGCCGATATGATTAAGGACCAGGCGGTGGTGATCGACGTCGGTGTCAATCGCGTCGATGCGCCTGACACCGAGAAGGGTTATCGATTGGTGGGGGATGTCGATTTCGAAGGTTGTGCGGCCAGAGCAAGCTGGATCACACCGGTGCCGGGGGGGGTTGGTCGGATGACGATTGCCATGTTGATGGTCAACACCGTCACGGCGGCTGAGTTGTTGTCGTTGTAG
- a CDS encoding SpoIIE family protein phosphatase encodes MFKRPVKEISAEFSAEERFLPSIQRTVRESCIVAGLRRKEVSAVLLATEEAATNIIRHAYLYEKGVLRLRIVIYRKLVVLSLIDFGRSFTPDATGTLDLKRLIESGRKGGLGFYMIQKIMDSVEYISSAGRNELRMIKRITSRPIESRPFLRRMSTLRVKFSFWTFMIMAVIIAGSFYYLDRRTSGQLYDRLDETVLALTKTITDQAAGHLLRSRSTTEFDELVLSYTRANPELLQVVLVDSGGLVMAHSDNIRNIRKPYQPPDDVGKVVLGHPFRYVQDGQELNFLAQPIERNDRHLGDAFVVYSSEPISEPLRQARERVIKLTALLLLFGVLGIYMLSNYFVRPIVQITRRVRGFTSGDLESELPLEGAEEFFEISRAFNEMMTRLRQDRENIVAREKMAKEIELASQIQQTLMPTRLPNLSGLDLDAFYRAASIVGGDLYDVFEITPERYCLVVADVSGKGVPASLVMSMLRTVIQISAAGAVSAADTLVKVNEYLCNNMPPGMFITVMLVFYDADERKIDIVSAGHNPMLYYHAQTGHVDRINPSGLPLGVPVLIDGDFGDRLEQVSLTLEADDCFLMYTDGITEASDRQGTQFGLDRLSGLLADRLSAGGSIKAAQVADAIVAQLDDFAGFDKQTDDITFIVARATTGAEVQPGGETADLISVDHPAETTNREWTEGH; translated from the coding sequence ATGTTTAAGCGCCCCGTGAAAGAGATTAGCGCCGAGTTTTCGGCTGAAGAGAGATTCCTTCCCAGTATTCAGCGGACGGTGCGCGAAAGTTGTATCGTTGCCGGACTCAGGCGCAAGGAAGTCTCGGCGGTACTCCTGGCGACCGAGGAAGCGGCCACCAACATAATCAGACATGCCTATCTCTACGAAAAAGGGGTGCTCAGGCTGCGGATTGTCATTTACCGCAAACTGGTCGTTCTCTCGCTGATCGATTTCGGACGGTCGTTCACACCGGACGCAACGGGAACGCTGGACCTCAAGCGACTGATCGAGTCGGGGCGCAAAGGCGGGCTCGGTTTCTACATGATCCAGAAAATCATGGATTCGGTCGAGTATATATCCTCGGCCGGGCGCAACGAACTGAGAATGATCAAGCGTATCACTTCGCGTCCTATCGAAAGCCGTCCTTTTCTCAGACGCATGTCGACGCTAAGGGTCAAGTTTTCCTTCTGGACTTTTATGATTATGGCTGTGATCATCGCCGGGAGTTTCTATTACCTTGACCGCCGCACCTCCGGCCAATTGTATGACCGTCTCGACGAAACGGTGTTGGCTCTGACCAAGACGATCACCGACCAGGCGGCCGGACATCTCTTGCGTAGTCGGTCGACGACCGAATTCGATGAACTGGTTCTAAGCTACACGCGGGCTAATCCGGAGTTGCTGCAGGTGGTCCTGGTAGACTCAGGCGGGCTGGTTATGGCTCACTCCGACAACATCCGCAACATTCGCAAACCCTACCAGCCGCCCGATGATGTAGGCAAGGTTGTTCTGGGGCACCCTTTCAGGTATGTGCAGGACGGTCAGGAACTCAACTTTCTGGCGCAACCGATTGAACGGAACGACCGTCATCTGGGCGATGCTTTTGTCGTCTATTCGTCCGAACCGATCAGTGAGCCGCTTAGACAAGCCCGTGAACGCGTTATAAAGCTGACCGCGTTGCTCTTGCTGTTCGGCGTGCTGGGCATTTACATGCTCTCGAACTACTTTGTTCGGCCAATAGTGCAGATCACGCGACGGGTACGCGGGTTCACATCGGGCGACCTGGAGTCGGAACTGCCGCTTGAGGGGGCCGAAGAATTTTTTGAGATTTCCCGTGCTTTCAATGAAATGATGACTCGCCTGCGTCAGGATCGAGAGAACATCGTGGCCCGTGAGAAGATGGCTAAGGAGATCGAACTCGCTTCTCAGATACAGCAGACTCTCATGCCGACTCGTCTGCCAAACCTGTCGGGCCTGGACCTGGATGCGTTCTACCGAGCGGCTTCAATTGTCGGTGGCGATCTCTACGATGTTTTCGAGATTACACCCGAGCGTTACTGTCTGGTCGTGGCCGATGTTTCCGGCAAGGGAGTGCCGGCCTCGCTGGTCATGTCCATGCTGCGCACGGTGATCCAGATAAGCGCTGCCGGCGCCGTCAGTGCCGCCGACACACTGGTAAAAGTGAACGAGTATCTATGCAATAATATGCCGCCCGGAATGTTCATCACGGTTATGCTGGTTTTTTATGATGCGGACGAGCGCAAAATCGACATCGTGTCAGCTGGGCACAACCCCATGCTATATTACCATGCTCAGACCGGACATGTCGACCGGATCAATCCAAGTGGTCTGCCGTTGGGCGTTCCGGTACTGATAGACGGGGACTTCGGCGATCGACTTGAACAAGTCAGCCTGACCCTTGAAGCCGACGATTGCTTTCTCATGTACACCGACGGCATCACCGAGGCGTCCGACCGACAAGGCACTCAATTCGGCCTGGACCGACTGTCTGGCCTGCTGGCTGACCGCCTGAGTGCCGGAGGATCGATCAAGGCGGCGCAGGTTGCCGACGCGATAGTTGCTCAGCTTGATGATTTCGCCGGGTTCGATAAGCAAACCGACGATATAACGTTCATAGTAGCCCGGGCTACCACCGGGGCCGAGGTTCAGCCGGGCGGTGAAACGGCGGATTTGATCTCGGTTGACCATCCGGCCGAGACGACAAATCGCGAATGGACGGAGGGACATTAG
- a CDS encoding cell division protein ZapA — MSDTLAENKVVVNIFGEDYPMTGVTDPSYISRVADFVDARMKAAAGDSRVRSRDRIAILAAMSLASELMEAKERLDGSQGELNSQADGILARLESELS, encoded by the coding sequence ATGTCTGATACTCTCGCTGAGAACAAAGTAGTAGTGAATATATTCGGAGAAGATTACCCCATGACCGGGGTGACTGATCCATCCTACATATCCCGGGTGGCCGATTTTGTGGATGCCAGGATGAAAGCCGCGGCCGGCGACAGTCGAGTACGAAGTCGCGACCGTATAGCCATTCTGGCCGCTATGTCGCTGGCCTCTGAATTGATGGAAGCCAAAGAGCGACTTGACGGTAGCCAGGGTGAGTTGAACTCTCAAGCAGACGGTATTCTCGCACGCCTCGAAAGCGAACTATCTTAA
- the rny gene encoding ribonuclease Y, giving the protein MNETIIFVAIAVVVAVVSYFVTRALARRALEQKFTESKAEAERIVSDSENEAKIKRREAALEAKEEWLKRKGEFDRDAETKRRELEELQKAYDEQQAALVKKVDVLDQRERELHNREKGIHTREKGIGLRESELDQIISTQNEKLQKIAQMTPEEAKKQLMNNMINAAKVEAAAHIKEIKEKAEREADKEAKEIILSAIYRCAADHTVESTVSVVSLPSDEMKGRIIGREGRNIRSFETATGIDVIVDDTPEAVILSGHDPVRREIGRMALEKLISDGRIHPTRIEEVVEKAEKEMEVIVREAGEQACFELGVHGLHPDIMQQLGKLNFRTSYGQNVLAHVKEVSMLCGLMAAELELDAVLGKRCGLLHDVGKAIDRETEGTHTQIGADYMRRYNENDIVVNAVEAHHGDIAPISPYPILVQAADAISGARPGARREPLEAYIKRLQQLEELADSFMGVSKAYAIQAGREVRVIVEHETLDDLASSILAGDIAGKIESEMQYPGQIKVTVIRERRSTEFAK; this is encoded by the coding sequence ATGAACGAGACTATAATCTTCGTTGCCATTGCCGTAGTTGTTGCGGTCGTCTCTTATTTTGTGACGCGCGCCCTGGCGCGCCGTGCCCTGGAGCAGAAGTTCACCGAGTCCAAGGCGGAGGCGGAGCGAATCGTCAGCGATTCGGAGAACGAAGCCAAGATAAAGCGACGCGAGGCAGCTTTAGAAGCCAAGGAGGAGTGGCTAAAGCGCAAGGGCGAGTTTGATCGTGATGCCGAGACCAAACGGCGTGAATTGGAAGAACTGCAAAAGGCCTACGATGAGCAGCAAGCCGCCCTGGTCAAAAAAGTCGATGTTCTCGATCAGCGGGAGAGAGAACTTCACAACCGAGAAAAGGGAATCCACACTCGCGAAAAGGGGATCGGTCTGCGCGAGTCTGAGTTGGATCAGATAATCTCGACTCAAAACGAAAAGCTGCAGAAGATTGCCCAGATGACCCCGGAAGAGGCCAAAAAGCAGCTTATGAACAACATGATCAACGCAGCCAAAGTGGAAGCAGCTGCGCACATAAAAGAGATCAAGGAAAAGGCCGAAAGAGAAGCGGATAAAGAAGCCAAAGAGATCATCCTGTCGGCCATTTATCGCTGTGCCGCCGATCATACGGTGGAGTCAACAGTGTCGGTGGTCAGCCTGCCCAGCGATGAAATGAAAGGTCGTATCATCGGGCGCGAAGGTCGCAACATTCGCTCGTTTGAAACCGCTACCGGTATCGATGTAATCGTCGACGACACACCGGAAGCGGTGATTTTGTCGGGGCACGATCCGGTGCGGCGTGAAATAGGTCGCATGGCCCTGGAGAAATTAATAAGCGACGGTCGCATCCATCCCACTCGTATCGAAGAAGTCGTGGAGAAGGCCGAAAAGGAGATGGAAGTAATCGTTCGCGAAGCCGGCGAGCAAGCCTGTTTCGAACTTGGTGTCCACGGATTGCACCCGGATATTATGCAGCAGTTAGGCAAGCTGAATTTCCGCACATCCTACGGCCAGAATGTGCTGGCCCACGTTAAAGAAGTCTCTATGCTCTGCGGCCTGATGGCTGCCGAGTTGGAACTGGACGCCGTGCTTGGCAAACGTTGCGGTTTGCTTCATGACGTCGGTAAGGCGATCGATCGTGAAACCGAGGGGACCCACACACAAATCGGCGCCGATTACATGCGTCGCTACAATGAAAACGACATAGTCGTCAACGCCGTCGAAGCCCATCACGGTGACATTGCGCCTATAAGCCCCTATCCTATCTTGGTCCAGGCCGCCGATGCCATCTCCGGTGCTCGACCGGGTGCCCGACGAGAACCGTTGGAAGCCTATATCAAGCGACTCCAGCAATTGGAGGAACTGGCCGACAGTTTTATGGGCGTGTCCAAGGCGTATGCTATTCAGGCCGGACGCGAGGTGCGAGTGATTGTCGAGCATGAGACACTCGACGATCTGGCCTCAAGCATCCTGGCCGGCGACATTGCCGGTAAGATCGAAAGCGAAATGCAGTATCCCGGACAAATCAAGGTGACGGTTATCAGGGAGCGACGCTCGACCGAATTCGCCAAGTAG
- a CDS encoding STAS domain-containing protein — MEALAISLSEGSTQVASEVRVDGVIDTATASQLEEVFESLLKRGRYRIVVDLAGVDYISSAGWGIFIANIRDVRANDGDIKLANMIPSVYEIYDLLEFDNVLRAYNSVEDARLDFGETISAESKKKVPR, encoded by the coding sequence ATGGAAGCATTAGCCATCTCATTGTCGGAAGGAAGCACACAGGTCGCATCGGAAGTGCGAGTTGATGGTGTTATCGACACGGCTACGGCCTCGCAGCTTGAGGAAGTCTTCGAGTCGTTGCTCAAGCGTGGGCGTTACCGGATCGTTGTGGACCTGGCCGGTGTGGACTATATCTCATCGGCCGGATGGGGTATCTTTATCGCAAACATCCGTGATGTCCGGGCCAACGACGGTGATATCAAGTTGGCCAATATGATCCCCAGTGTATATGAGATCTATGACTTGCTCGAGTTCGATAATGTGTTGCGCGCATACAATTCGGTAGAGGATGCCCGGCTCGATTTCGGCGAAACGATATCCGCCGAGTCAAAAAAAAAAGTCCCACGCTGA